In Astatotilapia calliptera chromosome 16, fAstCal1.2, whole genome shotgun sequence, one genomic interval encodes:
- the LOC113008403 gene encoding uncharacterized protein K02A2.6-like — translation MSPRIQRMMMVLQRYDFELIYTPGKYIVLADALSRAPAPSGDRLVSATAEEAETHVNMVTASLPASDVMLQQIVQETTKDPVLQKVSHLIQNGWSKGVCPGFYSVRADLCMANGLVLRQNQIVIPQSMRKDMLQRIHEGHLGVEKCKRRAREAVYWPGINRDIEEMIQKCETCLKHHYKQTKEPMLAADLPTAPWQKVGTDLFHLDGKDYVLVIDYYSNYPEVAQLSSTSAQSVITHMKGFFARHGIPQCVISDNGPQYDCREFSDFAKQYGFQHITSSPLYPQANGQAEKGVQIVKRLFKKARDSKTDPYLALLSYRASSLECGASPAELLMHRKLRTTLPHISKENDNAHDNKLTDKRMKLKHRQKGNYDKTARRLEPLQERDVVRIAGPDFWDKKATVLSEVGPRSFAVQTENGQVLRRNRRSLLKTQDVKHQDTETGTEQRGANPVEHHSEPPSTSPMSEILRRSTRPKKPTERLIEQV, via the coding sequence ATGTCACCCAGAATTCAGCGCATGATGATGGTGTTGCAGCGCTATGATTTTGAGCTGATCTACACGCCTGGGAAATATATCGTACTTGCGGATGCTTTATCCCGAGCGCCAGCACCAAGTGGTGACAGGTTAGTCAGCgctacagccgaggaggctgaAACACATGTAAACATGGTAACTGCCTCACTCCCAGCATCAGATGTCATGTTGCAGCAAATTGTACAGGAGACGACAAAAGATCCAGTGCTGCAGAAAGTATCCCACCTTATACAGAATGGGTGGTCAAAAGGAGTCTGTCCAGGGTTCTACTCTGTGCGAGCTGATTTATGCATGGCTAATGGGCTGGTGCTGAGACAAAACCAGATTGTCATACCGCAATCCATGCGGAAAGACATGCTTCAGCGTATCCATGAAGGACATCTTGGAGTGGAGAAATGTAAAAGGAGAGCGAGAGAAGCAGTTTACTGGCCAGGCATCAACAGGGATATTGAAGAGatgatacagaaatgtgaaacatGTCTCAAACATcactacaaacaaacaaaagagccaATGCTGGCAGCAGACCTACCCACTGCACCATGGCAAAAGGTAGGCACGGATTTATTTCATCTGGATGGCAAGGACTATGTTTTGGTGATTGACTACTATTCTAATTATCCAGAAGTGGCACAGCTTTCCAGTACATCAGCACAGTCAGTCATCACACACATGAAGGGCTTTTTTGCCAGACATGGAATTCCACAGTGTGTCATCAGTGACAATGGTCCACAATATGACTGTAGAGAATTTAGTGACTTTGCAAAACAATATGGATTTCAACATATCACCTCTAGTCCCTTGTATCCCCAAGCGAATGGACAGGCAGAAAAAGGAGTCCAAATAGTAAAGAGATTGTTCAAAAAAGCAAGAGACAGTAAGACCGACCCTTACCTGGCTCTGCTAAGCTACAGAGCTTCATCCCTGGAGTGTGGGGCATCACCTGCTGAGCTACTCATGCATCGCAAGCTCCGCACCACACTTCCACACATTTCCAAGGAAAATGACAATGCACATGACAACAAGCTGACCGACAAAAGAATGAAACTCAAGCACAGACAGAAAGGGAACTATGACAAAACTGCAAGGCGTCTGGAACCGCTTCAGGAAAGAGATGTTGTGAGGATTGCAGGTCCAGATTTCTGGGACAAAAAAGCAACAGTTCTCAGCGAAGTAGGGCCCAGATCGTTTGCTGTTCAGACAGAGAATGGACAAGTGTTAAGAAGAAACCGGAGAAGTCTGTTAAAGACACAGGATGTTAAACATCAGGACACAGAGACTGGAACTGAACAACGAGGTGCTAACCCTGTTGAGCACCACAGTGAGCCTCCTTCAACTTCCCCAATGTCTGAGATACTGAGAAGGTCTACCAGACCTAAGAAACCTACAGAGAGGCTCATAGAACAAGTGTGA